The Exiguobacterium mexicanum genome includes a window with the following:
- a CDS encoding glycosyltransferase, with the protein MTTPLRVLVYGDVNLNLIDGSAIWLTSVVSMLNQDPSIQVDVLVKRSITKPEVTAGIRELPNVRFIDVFAPDSSRQDAPFYARGVLQADEAAGLIDELMTTGGYDMAFIRGFQLAYDLSQYEQTMAKTWTYITDFTHDHTQASAEELARLKQIASRSARMLCQTEAMKTYFESFLPTDRPFLILNPMIPNVKEETPTFTKPNDRLVYTGKFAPLWYSTEILDAFAKLRADYPAELHVAGDKFNQDPNNPNFKQEVLTRLKSDDGVHWLKGIPRADVETLIDSSAIGVSWRHPELDASLELSTKLLEYGSLGKPVLLNRNPMHELILGGDYPLFVNSEAEFIDKAKLALTDEHVYRDAAARLYEMAQYYTFTNTYKRLHDELWGMKKINLLFAGHDFKFLRLFMDYFERHPRFNVLIDEWEGHKIHDVNHSKACLEQADIIFCEWGLGNAVWYSHHKKPHQTMIVRIHRQEKETPFPREYNLHNIDRIILVSPYMLEEMYRLFRIPRHKMTMIYNAVDGTRLVQPKQLDELTFHLGMIGINPKLKRLDLALDMLETLRKEDVRYKLFIKGHHPNEIYWINKREDERAYYDRLLERLEQPTFKDSVVFDGHGDDVPEWLTKIGFILSTSDLESFHLAPAEAMTSGTFPIIRHWTGSETIYPDDVLMENVLDGVNIIHSYRDDSAKLLEATQDYMAYAHHHFAIETLAPKLEQLILTELNRKH; encoded by the coding sequence ATGACGACACCACTTCGCGTCCTCGTCTATGGGGATGTCAATTTAAATTTGATCGACGGGTCGGCCATTTGGCTGACGTCCGTCGTCTCGATGTTGAACCAAGACCCATCGATCCAAGTCGACGTGCTAGTTAAGCGTTCGATCACTAAACCAGAAGTGACAGCCGGCATCCGTGAGTTGCCGAACGTCCGGTTCATCGACGTGTTCGCGCCAGACTCAAGCAGACAAGATGCTCCGTTTTACGCACGTGGCGTGCTTCAAGCGGACGAAGCGGCCGGACTGATCGACGAATTGATGACGACAGGCGGCTACGACATGGCGTTCATCCGTGGTTTCCAACTCGCTTACGACTTGTCACAGTATGAACAAACGATGGCGAAGACGTGGACGTATATCACCGATTTCACCCACGACCATACGCAAGCGTCAGCAGAAGAGCTCGCCCGGTTGAAGCAAATCGCGTCGCGCTCGGCGCGCATGCTCTGTCAGACGGAAGCGATGAAGACGTATTTCGAGTCGTTCCTGCCGACAGACCGCCCGTTCCTCATCTTGAACCCGATGATTCCGAACGTGAAGGAAGAGACGCCGACGTTCACAAAACCGAACGACCGTCTCGTCTACACGGGCAAGTTCGCCCCGCTTTGGTATTCGACGGAGATTCTCGACGCGTTCGCGAAACTCCGTGCCGATTACCCAGCCGAACTCCATGTCGCCGGCGACAAGTTCAACCAAGACCCGAACAACCCGAACTTTAAGCAAGAAGTTCTTACCCGCTTAAAGTCGGATGACGGTGTCCATTGGTTGAAAGGCATCCCACGCGCCGACGTCGAAACGTTGATCGACTCGAGTGCGATCGGTGTGTCGTGGCGACATCCTGAACTCGATGCGAGCCTTGAGCTGTCGACGAAACTGCTCGAGTACGGCTCGCTCGGGAAACCGGTCCTCTTGAACCGTAACCCGATGCACGAACTAATCCTCGGCGGGGATTATCCGCTCTTCGTCAACTCGGAAGCCGAGTTCATCGACAAGGCGAAGCTCGCACTCACGGATGAACACGTCTACCGTGATGCGGCGGCCCGCCTGTATGAGATGGCCCAATATTATACGTTCACGAACACGTACAAGCGTCTCCACGACGAGCTATGGGGCATGAAGAAAATCAACTTGCTCTTCGCCGGACACGATTTCAAATTCCTCCGTCTCTTCATGGATTACTTCGAGCGCCATCCGCGCTTTAACGTCTTGATTGACGAATGGGAAGGACACAAAATCCATGACGTGAATCACAGTAAGGCCTGCTTAGAGCAAGCCGACATCATCTTCTGTGAGTGGGGTCTCGGGAACGCCGTCTGGTATTCGCACCATAAGAAACCGCACCAGACGATGATTGTCCGGATCCATCGTCAAGAGAAAGAGACACCGTTCCCACGGGAGTACAACCTGCACAACATCGACCGCATCATCCTCGTGTCGCCGTATATGCTAGAGGAGATGTATCGCTTGTTCCGCATCCCGCGTCACAAGATGACGATGATTTACAATGCGGTCGATGGGACGCGACTCGTTCAGCCGAAACAGTTGGACGAGTTGACGTTCCACCTCGGCATGATCGGTATCAATCCGAAGTTGAAACGACTCGATCTCGCGCTCGATATGCTCGAGACGCTCCGTAAGGAAGACGTACGCTACAAGCTGTTCATCAAAGGGCATCACCCGAATGAGATCTATTGGATCAATAAACGGGAAGATGAGCGGGCTTATTACGACCGTCTGCTCGAGCGGCTCGAACAACCGACGTTTAAAGACAGCGTCGTCTTTGACGGGCACGGTGATGATGTACCGGAATGGCTGACAAAAATCGGCTTCATCTTATCGACGAGCGACTTAGAGAGCTTCCATCTCGCGCCAGCCGAGGCGATGACGTCGGGGACGTTCCCGATTATCCGTCACTGGACAGGAAGCGAAACGATTTATCCAGACGACGTGTTGATGGAAAACGTGTTAGACGGCGTCAATATCATCCATTCGTACCGGGACGACTCAGCGAAGTTGCTCGAAGCGACACAAGATTATATGGCTTACGCCCATCACCATTTTGCGATCGAGACGCTTGCGCCGAAGCTCGAACAGCTCATCTTGACAGAATTGAATCGAAAACACTGA
- a CDS encoding anthranilate synthase component II — translation MILLIDNYDSFTYNVYQDVARFSDVLVVRNDELTIDAIRDLNPAGIIISPGPGGPLDAGVSLDVVRSLSGTIPILGVCLGHQVIAEAFGGTVGRAEQVMHGKTSVIETTPGVLFDGSPSEVMRYHSLVVLETDLVVTARTHDEVIMALEHPTHPTYGVQFHPESIGTPNGRDLFKRFIALCHAKRPRNVSSV, via the coding sequence ATGATTCTACTCATCGATAACTACGACTCGTTCACGTACAACGTGTATCAAGATGTCGCCCGGTTCAGCGACGTCTTGGTCGTCCGCAATGACGAACTGACAATCGACGCGATTCGCGACCTCAATCCGGCTGGCATCATCATCTCTCCGGGTCCAGGTGGCCCGCTGGATGCCGGTGTGTCGCTCGACGTCGTCCGCTCTCTTTCCGGCACCATCCCCATTCTCGGCGTCTGTCTCGGACATCAAGTCATCGCCGAGGCGTTCGGTGGCACGGTCGGTCGGGCCGAACAGGTCATGCATGGGAAGACGTCCGTGATCGAGACGACCCCGGGCGTCTTGTTCGACGGGAGTCCGAGTGAGGTCATGCGCTACCATTCGCTCGTCGTCTTGGAGACGGACCTCGTCGTGACCGCTCGCACGCATGACGAGGTCATCATGGCGCTCGAACATCCGACACACCCGACATACGGCGTCCAGTTCCACCCCGAGTCGATTGGAACGCCGAACGGACGCGATCTGTTCAAGCGCTTCATCGCCTTGTGCCATGCAAAAAGACCGAGGAACGTGTCCTCGGTCTGA
- a CDS encoding CgeB family protein → MSWKSKVKRGVYLGMQRGKRIGRRLMKGTKIQAQTRQFVEVVPSWYARTSANYEVDGATLVSTMAEKQFLTYGERSSSFRTVPGTNSFQLNPSIREFDTSLNVEKSGNIDVTLLVMMYNNQERTRVVRVGDGVRTTVTLRDDETKTRFVIQTQGKGRVLIQSLLVDGQPLWNVEGMSNAVADADFDIIIDLDEESLELLSPLSRIVSVDGNTIKVTGQGNQYEHYGVNESALPYVDTEHSIEFPLADMDDYVYRFYLKGDATEMAKATLFVATYAHGERDQLIEVPLGFSNVLSLTPSHDSVRYFVRFNGNGTLSDLKLGVIRENSVRRTETFDLDPTFWTIPTPESIKLKQDPNGLRLVLDVEPDVRRYVSYMETNNRFTVLPKEKPYTVRPNHRYRVTVDGELGANTGVVLYIISYSLTERLSMQQVQLGSEKIFEFGKDVRYLRFALRVDGTGETLVTNIRVSEEIITDRTQVPEWIDPREARLFEAKPRELHELKVAAIFDEFTTASYRPECDLITFSPDDWPAVLADRQPDFLMVESAWKGNDKTWEKKIVKYGTNTWEELDALLDWCRVNNVPTVFWNKEDPIHYDRFIETAKRFDFVYTTDANILDNYKEDCGHDRVGALPFAAQPKEHNPIRLPGTREPYASFAGSYYANRHESRRIDMDRLFAAADKYGLVIYDRNYEMNQRGETDQLQFPEQFRKSIRGSLKYNQIAKAYKGFKVMLNVNSVNDSPTMFSRRVFEGLACATPVVSTRSVGVKQMLGDYVFLDEGDEMLEETFRKLLTDDSFYEDVAMGGMRHVLKYHTYTQRLAQVVGNIGLPYRVDHPEVALVAFVRSREEMDRAVETFRAQDYEHKHLVVFLDKFEGHLDLYEAYNTEDISTFMLSYLTQYNALSEILDGFDWMAFIRPSDYYGPAYVSDYMLATRYADSNILTKEDYFVWKDGLEKVDSDGTYRYVFEATPSRSIMKPDVLRFYNVLEALDVLKQDETLKELAQSGERIFSTDPYQYVKAGSDMPQTVAQEVQL, encoded by the coding sequence ATGAGTTGGAAAAGTAAAGTAAAACGTGGTGTCTATTTAGGCATGCAGCGAGGCAAACGAATCGGCCGTCGGTTGATGAAAGGGACGAAGATACAAGCGCAGACGAGACAGTTCGTTGAAGTCGTCCCGTCTTGGTATGCCAGGACGTCTGCAAACTATGAAGTGGACGGCGCGACGCTCGTTTCTACGATGGCCGAGAAGCAATTTTTAACATACGGGGAGCGTTCCTCGTCATTCCGCACGGTTCCGGGCACGAACTCTTTCCAGCTCAATCCGTCGATTCGCGAGTTTGACACGAGCCTGAACGTCGAGAAGAGCGGTAACATCGATGTCACTCTTCTCGTCATGATGTATAACAATCAAGAACGGACGCGCGTTGTCCGTGTCGGGGACGGTGTCCGCACGACGGTAACGCTCCGTGACGATGAGACGAAGACCCGCTTCGTCATCCAGACGCAAGGGAAAGGCCGTGTATTGATTCAGTCGCTCCTCGTCGACGGTCAGCCGCTTTGGAACGTTGAAGGAATGAGCAACGCCGTCGCCGATGCCGACTTTGACATAATAATCGATCTCGACGAAGAATCGCTCGAGCTTCTCTCCCCACTTAGCCGCATCGTCTCTGTCGACGGCAACACGATTAAGGTGACCGGGCAAGGTAACCAATATGAGCACTACGGCGTCAATGAGTCGGCGCTTCCATACGTCGACACCGAACACAGCATCGAGTTCCCGCTCGCCGACATGGACGACTACGTCTATCGTTTCTATTTAAAAGGAGACGCGACCGAGATGGCAAAGGCGACGTTGTTCGTCGCGACTTATGCACACGGTGAACGCGATCAGCTCATCGAAGTCCCGCTCGGCTTCAGTAACGTCTTGAGCCTCACCCCGAGCCACGACTCGGTCCGCTATTTTGTCCGTTTCAACGGCAACGGGACACTGTCAGACTTGAAGCTAGGTGTTATCCGTGAAAACAGTGTACGCCGCACGGAGACGTTCGATCTCGATCCGACGTTTTGGACGATTCCGACACCGGAGTCGATCAAGCTGAAACAAGACCCGAACGGCCTTCGTCTCGTCTTAGACGTCGAGCCGGACGTGCGTCGTTACGTATCCTATATGGAGACGAACAACCGGTTCACGGTGCTTCCGAAAGAGAAGCCGTATACGGTCCGCCCGAACCATCGCTACCGTGTGACGGTCGACGGCGAGCTCGGTGCGAACACCGGTGTCGTCCTTTATATCATCTCGTATTCATTGACGGAACGGTTGTCGATGCAGCAAGTTCAGCTCGGCAGCGAGAAGATTTTCGAGTTCGGGAAAGACGTGCGCTATCTCCGTTTCGCCCTTCGTGTCGATGGGACGGGAGAGACGCTCGTCACGAACATCCGCGTCAGCGAAGAGATCATCACGGACCGGACACAAGTGCCGGAATGGATCGACCCGCGTGAAGCCCGTCTGTTCGAGGCGAAACCGCGCGAATTGCACGAGCTGAAAGTCGCGGCCATCTTCGACGAGTTCACGACGGCCTCGTATCGTCCCGAGTGTGACTTGATCACATTCTCGCCGGACGACTGGCCGGCCGTCCTCGCTGACCGTCAACCGGACTTCCTCATGGTCGAATCGGCCTGGAAAGGGAACGACAAGACGTGGGAGAAGAAAATCGTCAAATACGGAACGAACACGTGGGAAGAACTCGACGCGCTCCTCGATTGGTGCCGCGTCAACAACGTGCCGACCGTCTTTTGGAATAAAGAAGATCCGATCCACTATGACCGCTTCATCGAGACGGCGAAACGATTCGACTTCGTTTATACGACGGACGCCAACATCCTCGATAACTATAAGGAAGATTGCGGACATGACCGCGTCGGCGCCTTGCCGTTCGCGGCCCAGCCGAAAGAGCATAACCCGATCCGCCTGCCGGGCACACGGGAACCGTACGCATCGTTCGCCGGCTCGTATTATGCGAACCGTCACGAGTCGCGACGCATCGACATGGACCGCCTGTTCGCGGCTGCCGATAAATATGGTCTCGTCATCTATGACCGGAACTATGAGATGAACCAACGCGGTGAGACGGACCAACTCCAATTCCCGGAGCAGTTCCGTAAATCGATTCGCGGTAGCTTAAAGTACAACCAAATCGCGAAAGCCTATAAAGGCTTTAAAGTCATGCTGAACGTCAACTCGGTGAACGATTCACCGACGATGTTCTCACGTCGTGTCTTCGAAGGGCTCGCCTGTGCGACGCCTGTCGTCAGCACGCGCTCTGTCGGCGTGAAACAGATGCTCGGAGATTACGTCTTCTTAGATGAAGGCGACGAGATGCTCGAAGAGACGTTCCGTAAACTGCTCACCGACGATAGCTTCTATGAAGACGTCGCCATGGGCGGTATGCGTCACGTGCTCAAGTACCACACGTACACACAACGTCTCGCCCAAGTCGTCGGCAACATCGGTCTGCCTTATCGTGTCGACCATCCGGAAGTCGCGCTCGTCGCGTTCGTCCGCTCACGTGAGGAGATGGACCGCGCCGTCGAGACATTCCGGGCTCAGGATTATGAGCATAAACACCTCGTCGTCTTCCTCGACAAGTTCGAAGGACATCTTGACTTGTATGAGGCTTACAATACTGAAGATATCTCGACGTTCATGCTCAGTTACTTGACGCAATACAACGCCTTGTCTGAGATTCTTGACGGCTTCGACTGGATGGCGTTCATCCGTCCGAGTGACTATTACGGACCGGCCTACGTGTCCGATTATATGCTTGCGACGCGTTACGCCGACTCGAACATCTTGACGAAAGAAGACTACTTCGTCTGGAAAGACGGGCTCGAGAAAGTGGACTCGGACGGTACGTACCGTTACGTCTTCGAAGCGACGCCATCACGGTCGATCATGAAGCCGGATGTGCTCCGCTTCTATAATGTCCTTGAAGCGCTCGACGTCTTGAAACAAGACGAGACGCTTAAAGAGCTCGCCCAGTCCGGGGAACGGATTTTCAGTACAGACCCGTATCAATACGTGAAAGCAGGGAGCGATATGCCGCAAACGGTCGCTCAGGAGGTACAATTATGA
- the trpE gene encoding anthranilate synthase component I, producing the protein MKQLIINGDELTPVAIFHRLEGKRKVLLESRAEGKHGRYSIIASNPVETIRADGNEVTDASGTMHTEDPLALLSELVARDTPDAPYPFIGGAVGYIGYDMQRVYEPIPNTPSETRGLPDALFQRYETVVLYDHVEEQVIVIDTGDADAEKRLHHVKRALETAKTHELAPVVRTSERVLTGKDEFVERVLQAKEAILAGEVFQLVLSQRIDATFTGDPFHFYRTLRKQNPSPYLFYIDLGEAIILGASPESLVRVEGNRVSTNPIAGTRPRGKTVEEDVGHAADLIQDEKELAEHRMLLDLGRNDIGRVAKVGSVTIPKQMEIERFKNVMHLVSEVEGELRDDLNPIDALRACLPAGTVSGAPKIRAMQLIDELETVKREVYAGAVGYLDVRGGYDFALAIRTMVVQGDTAYVQAGAGIVYDSDPVSEYEETLHKAKSLLEVFA; encoded by the coding sequence ATGAAACAACTCATCATCAACGGCGACGAACTGACACCGGTGGCAATCTTCCACCGCTTAGAAGGTAAACGAAAAGTGTTGCTCGAGAGTCGCGCCGAAGGCAAGCACGGCCGCTACTCGATCATCGCTTCGAACCCGGTCGAGACGATTCGCGCCGACGGCAACGAAGTGACCGACGCATCCGGCACGATGCACACGGAAGATCCGCTCGCCTTGTTGTCGGAACTGGTTGCGCGAGACACGCCGGACGCCCCCTATCCGTTCATCGGCGGTGCCGTCGGCTATATCGGCTATGACATGCAGCGGGTTTACGAGCCGATTCCGAATACCCCGAGTGAGACACGCGGTTTGCCAGATGCCTTGTTCCAACGATATGAGACGGTCGTTCTCTATGATCACGTCGAGGAGCAGGTCATCGTGATTGACACCGGGGATGCTGATGCTGAAAAGCGACTCCACCACGTCAAACGAGCCCTCGAGACGGCGAAGACACACGAGCTCGCCCCCGTCGTCCGCACGAGTGAACGCGTGTTGACTGGCAAGGATGAGTTCGTCGAACGCGTCTTGCAGGCGAAAGAAGCCATCCTCGCCGGAGAGGTGTTCCAACTCGTCTTATCCCAACGAATCGATGCGACGTTCACCGGCGATCCGTTCCACTTTTACCGGACGCTTCGGAAACAAAACCCGAGCCCGTATTTGTTCTATATCGATCTCGGCGAGGCGATCATCCTCGGGGCGTCCCCGGAAAGTCTCGTCCGCGTCGAGGGCAATCGTGTCTCGACGAACCCGATCGCCGGCACCCGCCCCCGTGGCAAAACGGTCGAAGAGGATGTCGGTCACGCCGCTGATCTCATTCAAGACGAGAAAGAACTCGCCGAGCACCGGATGCTCCTCGACCTCGGTCGCAACGACATCGGCCGGGTCGCCAAAGTCGGCTCGGTCACGATTCCGAAACAGATGGAAATCGAGCGCTTCAAAAACGTCATGCATCTCGTCTCCGAGGTCGAAGGTGAACTGCGCGACGACTTGAATCCGATTGACGCGCTGCGGGCCTGTCTCCCGGCCGGTACCGTCTCGGGCGCCCCAAAGATTCGAGCGATGCAGCTGATCGACGAATTGGAAACGGTGAAGCGCGAAGTATATGCCGGGGCCGTCGGCTATCTCGACGTCCGGGGCGGCTATGATTTCGCTCTCGCCATCCGGACGATGGTCGTGCAAGGGGATACGGCCTACGTCCAAGCGGGCGCCGGCATCGTCTACGACTCGGACCCGGTGTCAGAATATGAAGAGACGTTGCATAAAGCCAAATCTCTTTTGGAGGTGTTCGCATGA
- a CDS encoding transposase codes for MRLIHDLVPFDFITELLEDTYRHDKGRMAVHPVRMFKYLFLKAHSNLSDVVLVRRTMTNLATIFSGSCT; via the coding sequence ATGCGGCTCATCCATGACCTCGTGCCGTTCGATTTCATCACCGAGCTGCTCGAGGACACGTATCGCCACGACAAAGGGCGGATGGCCGTTCACCCTGTCCGGATGTTCAAGTATCTGTTCCTGAAGGCGCATTCGAACCTGTCCGACGTCGTCCTCGTCAGACGGACGATGACCAATCTTGCTACAATTTTTTCTGGATCTTGCACCTGA
- a CDS encoding nuclear transport factor 2 family protein — translation METINLKQLSDERAALQVKGDLDAMRGIMHDEFRYVDSSGRQFDKETFLDQFVDPASVQWITQETVTFDETVAGEIALVQLLLEERFILGTNAYEGRFWVLHVYVKENDTWLWQGGQSTMIHEV, via the coding sequence ATGGAAACAATCAACTTAAAACAACTTTCTGACGAACGGGCCGCGCTTCAAGTCAAGGGCGACCTGGACGCGATGCGCGGCATCATGCACGACGAGTTTCGTTACGTCGACTCGAGCGGACGTCAGTTCGATAAAGAAACGTTTTTAGATCAGTTCGTCGACCCAGCGTCGGTCCAGTGGATCACGCAGGAGACCGTCACGTTCGACGAGACGGTAGCAGGCGAGATCGCCCTCGTGCAACTATTGCTTGAAGAGCGTTTTATCCTCGGAACGAACGCCTACGAAGGCCGGTTCTGGGTGCTGCATGTCTATGTGAAAGAGAACGACACGTGGCTTTGGCAAGGCGGCCAGTCAACAATGATTCATGAGGTATGA
- a CDS encoding transposase: MNQCPLREGCYKDGAKSKSYSVSLNSRNHSDQLLDYEQIDEFREYRRKRFEIEPKNSQLKNPQGLASNKTSNLKGMTLQSVMAIVVVGSIPLFFFSRSDRAEVFQFPRHGVHTCFAIKTTSKKD; encoded by the coding sequence GTGAACCAATGCCCGTTAAGAGAAGGCTGTTACAAGGACGGGGCTAAGTCCAAGTCCTACAGCGTATCGTTGAACTCACGGAATCACAGTGATCAGCTACTCGACTACGAGCAAATAGATGAGTTCAGGGAATACCGACGAAAGCGGTTTGAAATCGAGCCGAAGAACAGTCAATTGAAGAATCCCCAAGGTCTGGCGAGCAACAAGACGTCAAATCTGAAAGGTATGACGTTACAGAGCGTGATGGCAATCGTCGTGGTCGGTTCAATTCCCCTTTTTTTCTTTTCACGCTCGGATAGAGCGGAGGTTTTTCAGTTTCCTCGTCACGGAGTACATACTTGTTTTGCAATCAAGACCACTTCCAAGAAAGACTAG